The following coding sequences are from one Gossypium hirsutum isolate 1008001.06 chromosome A12, Gossypium_hirsutum_v2.1, whole genome shotgun sequence window:
- the LOC107924550 gene encoding elongation factor 1-alpha-like isoform X1 translates to MGKEKVHINIVVIGHVDSGKSTTTGHLIYKLGGIDKRVIERFEKEAAEMNKRSFKYAWVLDKLKAERERGITIDIALWKFETTKYYCTVIDAPGHRDFIKNMITGTSQADCAVLIIDSTTGGFEAGISKDGQTREHALLAFTLGVKQMICCCNKMDATTPKYSKARYDEIVKEVSSYLKKVGYNPEKIPFVPISGFEGDNMIERSTNLDWYKGPTLLEALDQINEPKRPSDKPLRLPLQDVYKIGGIGTVPVGRVETGILKPGMVVTFGPSGLTTEVKSVEMHHEALQEALPGDNVGFNVKNVAVKDLKRGYVASNSKDDPAKEAANFTSQVIIMNHPGQIGNGYAPVLDCHTSHIAVKFAELLTKIDRRSGKELEKEPKFLKNGDAGMIKMVPTKPMVVETFSEYPPLGRFAVRDMRQTVAVGVIKSVEKKDPTGAKVTKSAAKKGK, encoded by the exons ATGGGTAAGGAGAAGGTTCACATCAACATTGTTGTCATTGGCCATGTTGACTCTGGAAAGTCAACCACAACAGGTCACTTGATCTACAAGCTTGGAGGTATTGACAAGCGTGTGATCGAGAGGTTCGAGAAGGAAGCTGCTGAGATGAACAAAAGGTCATTCAAGTATGCCTGGGTGCTCGACAAATTGAAGGCTGAGCGTGAGCGTGGTATCACCATTGATATTGCCTTGTGGAAGTTTGAGACGACCAAGTACTACTGCACTGTCATTGATGCTCCTGGACATCGCGACTTTATTAAGAATATGATTACGGGTACTTCTCAAGCTGACTGTGCTGTCCTTATCATTGACTCCACAACTGGAGGTTTTGAAGCTGGTATTTCCAAGGATGGGCAGACCCGTGAGCATGCTCTCCTTGCCTTCACCCTTGGTGTCAAACAAATGATTTGCTGCTGCAACAAG ATGGATGCCACAACCCCCAAGTACTCAAAGGCAAGGTATGATGAAATTGTTAAGGAAGTTTCTTCTTACCTGAAGAAGGTTGGCTACAACCCTGAGAAGATTCCATTCGTCCCCATCTCTGGTTTTGAGGGTGACAACATGATTGAGAGGTCCACCAACCTCGATTGGTACAAGGGTCCAACCCTCCTTGAGGCTCTTGACCAGATCAATGAGCCCAAGAGACCCTCTGACAAGCCCCTCCGTCTCCCACTTCAGGATGTCTACAAGATTGGTGGTATTGGAACTGTCCCAGTGGGTCGTGTTGAAACTGGAATCCTCAAGCCTGGAATGGTTGTTACATTCGGACCTTCTGGATTGACCACTGAAGTTAAGTCTGTTGAGATGCATCATGAAGCTCTTCAAGAGGCTCTTCCTGGTGACAATGTTGGGTTCAATGTGAAGAATGTTGCTGTCAAGGATCTCAAGCGTGGATATGTTGCCTCCAACTCCAAGGATGATCCTGCCAAGGAGGCAGCCAACTTCACCTCCCAAGTTATCATCATGAACCACCCAGGACAGATTGGAAATGGCTATGCACCGGTCCTCGATTGCCACACCTCCCATATTGCTGTCAAGTTTGCAGAGCTCTTGACCAAGATTGACAGGCGATCTGGTAAGGAGCTTGAGAAGGAGCCTAAGTTCTTGAAGAATGGTGATGCTGGTATGATTAAGATGGTTCCGACCAAGCCCATGGTTGTGGAAACTTTCTCCGAGTACCCTCCACTTGGACGTTTTGCCGTTAGGGACATGAGACAGACTGTTGCTGTTGGTGTGATCAAGAGTGTGGAGAAGAAGGACCCAACTGGAGCCAAGGTGACGAAGTCTGCTGCCAAGAAGGGCAAGTGA
- the LOC107924550 gene encoding elongation factor 1-alpha-like (The RefSeq protein has 1 substitution compared to this genomic sequence) → MGKEKVHINIVVIGHVDSGKSTTTGHLIYKLGGIDKRVIERFEKEAAEMNKRSFKYAWVLDKLKAERERGITIDIALWKFETTKYYCTVIDAPGHRDFIKNMITGTSQADCAVLIIDSTTGGFEAGISKDGQTREHALLAFTLGVKQMICCCNKMDATTPKYSKARYDEIVKEVSSYLKKVGYNPEKIPFVPISGFEGDNMIERSTNLDWYKGPTLLEALDQINEPKRPSDKPLRLPLQDVYKIGGIGTVPVGRVETGILKPGMVVTFGPSGLTTEVKSVEMHHEALQEALPGDNVGFNVKNVAVKDLKRGYVASNSKDDPAKEAANFTSQVIIMNHPGQIGNGYAPVLDCHTSHIAVKFAELLTKIDRRSGKELEKEPKFLKNGDAGMIKMVPTKPMLVETFSEYPPLGRFAVRDMRQTVAVGVIKSVEKKDPTGAKVTKSAAKKGK, encoded by the exons ATGGGTAAGGAGAAGGTTCACATCAACATTGTTGTCATTGGCCATGTTGACTCTGGAAAGTCAACCACAACAGGTCACTTGATCTACAAGCTTGGAGGTATTGACAAGCGTGTGATCGAGAGGTTCGAGAAGGAAGCTGCTGAGATGAACAAAAGGTCATTCAAGTATGCCTGGGTGCTCGACAAATTGAAGGCTGAGCGTGAGCGTGGTATCACCATTGATATTGCCTTGTGGAAGTTTGAGACGACCAAGTACTACTGCACTGTCATTGATGCTCCTGGACATCGCGACTTTATTAAGAATATGATTACGGGTACTTCTCAAGCTGACTGTGCTGTCCTTATCATTGACTCCACAACTGGAGGTTTTGAAGCTGGTATTTCCAAGGATGGGCAGACCCGTGAGCATGCTCTCCTTGCCTTCACCCTTGGTGTCAAACAAATGATTTGCTGCTGCAACAAG ATGGATGCCACAACCCCCAAGTACTCAAAGGCAAGGTATGATGAAATTGTTAAGGAAGTTTCTTCTTACCTGAAGAAGGTTGGCTACAACCCTGAGAAGATTCCATTCGTCCCCATCTCTGGTTTTGAGGGTGACAACATGATTGAGAGGTCCACCAACCTCGATTGGTACAAGGGTCCAACCCTCCTTGAGGCTCTTGACCAGATCAATGAGCCCAAGAGACCCTCTGACAAGCCCCTCCGTCTCCCACTTCAGGATGTCTACAAGATTGGTGGTATTGGAACTGTCCCAGTGGGTCGTGTTGAAACTGGAATCCTCAAGCCTGGAATGGTTGTTACATTCGGACCTTCTGGATTGACCACTGAAGTTAAGTCTGTTGAGATGCATCATGAAGCTCTTCAAGAGGCTCTTCCTGGTGACAATGTTGGGTTCAATGTGAAGAATGTTGCTGTCAAGGATCTCAAGCGTGGATATGTTGCCTCCAACTCCAAGGATGATCCTGCCAAGGAGGCAGCCAACTTCACCTCCCAAGTTATCATCATGAACCACCCAGGACAGATTGGAAATGGCTATGCACCGGTCCTCGATTGCCACACCTCCCATATTGCTGTCAAGTTTGCAGAGCTCTTGACCAAGATTGACAGGCGATCTGGTAAGGAGCTTGAGAAGGAGCCTAAGTTCTTGAAGAATGGTGATGCTGGTATGATTAAGATGGTTCCGACCAAGCCCATGGTTGTGGAAACTTTCTCCGAGTACCCTCCACTTGGACGTTTTGCCGTTAGGGACATGAGACAGACTGTTGCTGTTGGTGTGATCAAGAGTGTGGAGAAGAAGGACCCAACTGGAGCCAAGGTGACGAAGTCTGCTGCCAAGAAGGGCAAGTGA